A portion of the Rhinopithecus roxellana isolate Shanxi Qingling chromosome 21, ASM756505v1, whole genome shotgun sequence genome contains these proteins:
- the RIOK3 gene encoding serine/threonine-protein kinase RIO3 isoform X2, whose amino-acid sequence MCPWAIPQNTISCSLADVMSEQLAKELQLEEEAAVFPEVAVAEGPFITGENIDTSSDLMLAQMLQMEYDREYDAQLRREEKKFNGDSKVSISFENYRKVHPYEDSDSSEDEVDWQDTRDDPYRPAKPVPTPKKGFIGKGKGITTKHDEVVCGRKNTARMENFAPEFQVGDGIGMDLKLSNHVFNALKQHAYSEERRSARLHEKKEHSTAEKAVDPKTRLLMYKMVNSGMLETITGCISTGKESVVFHAYGGSMEDEKEDSKVIPTECAIKVFKTTLNEFKNRDKYIKDDFRFKDRFSKLNPRKIIRMWAEKEMHNLARMQRAGIPCPTVVLLKKHILVMSFIGHDQVPAPKLKEVKLNSEEMKEAYYQTLHLMRQLYHECRLVHADLSEYNMLWHAGKVWLIDVSQSVEPTHPHGLEFLFRDCRNVSQFFQKGGVKEALSERELFSAVSGLNISADNEADFLAEIEALEKMNEDHVQKNGRKAASFLKDDGDPPAPYDE is encoded by the exons ATG tgTCCATGGGCTATCCCTCAGAATACGATATCTTGTTCGTTGGCTGATGTAATGAGTGAACAGCTGGCCAAAGAATTGCAGTTAGAAGAAGAAGCTGCCGTTTTTCCTGAAGTTGC CGTTGCTGAAGGACCATTTATTACTGGAGAAAACATTGATACTTCCAGTGACCTTATGCTGGCTCAGATGCTACAGATGGAATATGACAGAGAATATGATGCACAGCTTAGgcgtgaagaaaaaaaattcaatggagATAGCAAAG tttccatttcctttgaaaattatcGAAAAGTGCATCCTTATGAAGACAGCGATAGCTCTGAAGATGAAGTTGACTGGCAGGATACTCGTGATGATCCCTACAGACCAG CAAAACCGGTTCCCACTCCTAAAAAGGGCTTTATTGGAAAAGGGAAAGGTATCACCACCAAACATGATGAAGTTGTGTGTGGGAGAAAGAACACGGCAAGAATGGAAAAT TTTGCACCTGAGTTTCAGGTAGGAGATGGAATTGGAATGGATTTAAAGCTATCAAACCATGTTTTCAATGCTTTAAAACAACATGCCTACTCAGAAGAACGTCGAAGTGCCCGCCTGCATGAGAAGAAGGAACATTCTACAGCA GAAAAAGCAGTTGATCCTAAGACACGTTTACTTATGTATAAAATGGTCAACTCTGGAATGTTGGAGACAATCACTGGCTGTATTAGTACAGGAAAGGAATCTGTTGTCTTTCATGCATATGGAGGGAG CATGGAGGATGAAAAGGAAGATAGTAAAGTTATACCTACAGAATGTGCCATCAAGGTATTTAAAACAACCCTTAATGAGTTTAAGAATCGTGACAAATATATTAAAGATGATTTCAGGTTTAAAGATCGCTTCAGTAAACTAAATCCACGTAAGATCATCCGCATGTgggcagaaaaagaaatgcacaatcTCGCAAG AATGCAGAGAGCTGGAATTCCTTGTCCAACAGTTGTACTACTGAAGAAACACATTTTAGTTATGTCTTTTATTGGTCATGATCAAGTTCCAGCCCCTAAATTAAAAGAAGTAAAGCTCAAtagtgaagaaatgaaagaagcctACTATCAAACTCTTCAT TTGATGCGGCAGTTATATCATGAATGTAGGCTTGTCCATGCTGACCTCAGTGAGTATAACATGCTGTGGCATGCTGGAAAG GTCTGGTTGATCGATGTCAGTCAGTCAGTAGAACCTACCCATCCTCATGGCCTGGAGTTCTTGTTCCGGGACTGCAGGAATGTCTCACAG tttttccaGAAAGGAGGAGTCAAGGAAGCCCTTAGTGAACGAGAACTCTTCAGTGCTGTTTCAGGCTTAAACATCTCAGCAGATAATGAAGCTGATTTTTTAGCTGAG atagAAGCTCTGGAGAAAATGAATGAAGATCACGTTcagaagaatggaaggaaagcTGCTTCCTTTTTGAAAGATGATGGAGACCCACCAGCACCATATGATGAATAG
- the RIOK3 gene encoding serine/threonine-protein kinase RIO3 isoform X1, with translation MDLVGVASPEPGPAAAWGPSKCPWAIPQNTISCSLADVMSEQLAKELQLEEEAAVFPEVAVAEGPFITGENIDTSSDLMLAQMLQMEYDREYDAQLRREEKKFNGDSKVSISFENYRKVHPYEDSDSSEDEVDWQDTRDDPYRPAKPVPTPKKGFIGKGKGITTKHDEVVCGRKNTARMENFAPEFQVGDGIGMDLKLSNHVFNALKQHAYSEERRSARLHEKKEHSTAEKAVDPKTRLLMYKMVNSGMLETITGCISTGKESVVFHAYGGSMEDEKEDSKVIPTECAIKVFKTTLNEFKNRDKYIKDDFRFKDRFSKLNPRKIIRMWAEKEMHNLARMQRAGIPCPTVVLLKKHILVMSFIGHDQVPAPKLKEVKLNSEEMKEAYYQTLHLMRQLYHECRLVHADLSEYNMLWHAGKVWLIDVSQSVEPTHPHGLEFLFRDCRNVSQFFQKGGVKEALSERELFSAVSGLNISADNEADFLAEIEALEKMNEDHVQKNGRKAASFLKDDGDPPAPYDE, from the exons tgTCCATGGGCTATCCCTCAGAATACGATATCTTGTTCGTTGGCTGATGTAATGAGTGAACAGCTGGCCAAAGAATTGCAGTTAGAAGAAGAAGCTGCCGTTTTTCCTGAAGTTGC CGTTGCTGAAGGACCATTTATTACTGGAGAAAACATTGATACTTCCAGTGACCTTATGCTGGCTCAGATGCTACAGATGGAATATGACAGAGAATATGATGCACAGCTTAGgcgtgaagaaaaaaaattcaatggagATAGCAAAG tttccatttcctttgaaaattatcGAAAAGTGCATCCTTATGAAGACAGCGATAGCTCTGAAGATGAAGTTGACTGGCAGGATACTCGTGATGATCCCTACAGACCAG CAAAACCGGTTCCCACTCCTAAAAAGGGCTTTATTGGAAAAGGGAAAGGTATCACCACCAAACATGATGAAGTTGTGTGTGGGAGAAAGAACACGGCAAGAATGGAAAAT TTTGCACCTGAGTTTCAGGTAGGAGATGGAATTGGAATGGATTTAAAGCTATCAAACCATGTTTTCAATGCTTTAAAACAACATGCCTACTCAGAAGAACGTCGAAGTGCCCGCCTGCATGAGAAGAAGGAACATTCTACAGCA GAAAAAGCAGTTGATCCTAAGACACGTTTACTTATGTATAAAATGGTCAACTCTGGAATGTTGGAGACAATCACTGGCTGTATTAGTACAGGAAAGGAATCTGTTGTCTTTCATGCATATGGAGGGAG CATGGAGGATGAAAAGGAAGATAGTAAAGTTATACCTACAGAATGTGCCATCAAGGTATTTAAAACAACCCTTAATGAGTTTAAGAATCGTGACAAATATATTAAAGATGATTTCAGGTTTAAAGATCGCTTCAGTAAACTAAATCCACGTAAGATCATCCGCATGTgggcagaaaaagaaatgcacaatcTCGCAAG AATGCAGAGAGCTGGAATTCCTTGTCCAACAGTTGTACTACTGAAGAAACACATTTTAGTTATGTCTTTTATTGGTCATGATCAAGTTCCAGCCCCTAAATTAAAAGAAGTAAAGCTCAAtagtgaagaaatgaaagaagcctACTATCAAACTCTTCAT TTGATGCGGCAGTTATATCATGAATGTAGGCTTGTCCATGCTGACCTCAGTGAGTATAACATGCTGTGGCATGCTGGAAAG GTCTGGTTGATCGATGTCAGTCAGTCAGTAGAACCTACCCATCCTCATGGCCTGGAGTTCTTGTTCCGGGACTGCAGGAATGTCTCACAG tttttccaGAAAGGAGGAGTCAAGGAAGCCCTTAGTGAACGAGAACTCTTCAGTGCTGTTTCAGGCTTAAACATCTCAGCAGATAATGAAGCTGATTTTTTAGCTGAG atagAAGCTCTGGAGAAAATGAATGAAGATCACGTTcagaagaatggaaggaaagcTGCTTCCTTTTTGAAAGATGATGGAGACCCACCAGCACCATATGATGAATAG
- the LOC104678043 gene encoding U1 small nuclear ribonucleoprotein C: MPKFYCDYCDTYLTHDSPSVRKTHCSGRKHKENVKDYYQKWMEEQAQSLIDKTTAAFQQGKIPPTPFSAPPPAGAMIPPPPSLPGPPRPGMMPAPHMGGPPMMPMMGPPPPGMMPVGPAPGMRPPMGGHMPMMPGPPMMRPPARPMMVPTRPGMTRPDR; encoded by the coding sequence ATGCCCAAGTTTTATTGTGACTACTGCGATACATACCTCACCCATGACTCTCCATCTGTGAGAAAGACACACTGCAGTGGAAGGAAACACAAAGAGAATGTGAAAGACTATTATCAGAAATGGATGGAAGAGCAGGCTCAGAGCCTGATTGACAAAACAACGGCTGCATTTCAACAAGGAAAGATACCTCCTACTCCAttctctgctcctcctcctgcagGGGCGATGATACCACCTCCCCCCAGCCTTCCGGGTCCTCCTCGCCCTGGTATGATGCCAGCACCCCATATGGGGGGCCCTCCCATGATGCCAATGATgggccctcctcctcctgggatgATGCCAGTGGGACCTGCTCCTGGAATGAGGCCGCCCATGGGAGGCCACATGCCAATGATGCCTGGGCCCCCAATGATGAGACCTCCTGCCCGTCCCATGATGGTGCCCACTCGGCCCGGAATGACTCGACCAGACAGATAA